The segment GGTGGATGAGGGGCGCCGTCCGATCAAGCGGGCGCTGCTGAGCGTCTTCTACAAGGACGGCATCGTCGAGCTGGCGCAGGCGCTGCACGCCGCCGGGGTGGAGATCGTCTCGACCGGATCGACCGCGTCGACCGTCGAGCAGTCCGGTGTGCCGGTGACCCGGGTCGAGTCGCTGACCGGCTTCCCCGAGATCCTCAGCGACCGGGTCAAGACGCTGCACCCGAAGGTGCACGGTGGGCTGCTCGCCGACATGCGGCTGGAGAGCCACGTGGCCGAACTCGCCGAGCACGGCATCGAACCGTTCGACCTGCTGATCAGCAACCTCTACCCGTTCACCGAGACGGTCGCCTCGGGAGCCGGCGAGGAGGAGTGCATCGCGAAGATCGACATCGGCGGGCCGGCCATGGTGCGGGCGGCCGCGAAGAACCACGCTTCGGTCGCGGTGGTCACGGCCGTTTCCGCGTACCCCCTGGTGTTGGAAGCCGTCAAGAATGGCGGATTCACGCTGACGCAGCGCAAGCTGCTGGCGGCTCGCGCCTTCGCGGACATCGCGGAGTACGACGTGGCGGTCGCGAACTGGTGCGCCACCGTGCTCGCGCCCTCGGAGTGGCCGGAGTTCGCCGGGATCGTCCTGCAGCGTTCGTCGGTGCTGCGGTACGGGGAGAATCCGCACCAGGAAGCCGCGCTGTACGTGGATCCGGGGGCGCCGGCCGGGCTGGCCCAGGCCGAGCAGTTGCACGGCAAGGAGATGTCCTACAACAACTACGTCGACGCGGACGCCGCGTGGCGCAGTGCCAACGACTTCACCGAGCCGTGCGTGGCGATCATCAAGCACGCCAACCCGTGCGGCATCGCCGTCGGCGAGGATGTGGCTGCCGCGCACCGCAAAGCGCACGAATGCGACCCGGTGTCGGCGTTCGGTGGGGTCGTGGCGGTCAACCGATCCGTGTCGGTGGAGATGGCCCGGCAGCTTTCCGAGATCTTCACCGAGGTCGTGGTGGCGCCGGGATTCGAGCCGGAAGCACTCGAACTGTTCCGGGAGAAGAAGAACCTGCGGCTGCTGGTCGCCCCGGCCTGGAACCCGCCACCTGCGGAGATCAAGCAGGTGGGCGGGGGTGTGCTGGTGCAGATGGCGGACCGGATCGATGCGGACGGTGACGACCCGGCCAACTGGACCCTCGCGTGCGGGGCGCCGGCTTCGGAGTCCGAACTGGCTGATCTGGTCTTCGCCTGGCGGGCGATCCGCAGTGTGAAGAGCAACGCGATCCTGCTCGCGCGTGACGGTGCGACTGTTGGTGTGGGGATGGGGCAGGTCAACCGGGTGGACTCGGCTCGGCTTGCGGTCTCCCGTGCTGGGGCTGAGCGGGCTGCGGGGAGTGTGGCGGCTTCGGATGCGTTCTTCCCGTTCCCGGATGGGCTTGAGGTGCTGATCGAGGCGGGGGTCAAGGCTGTGGTGCAGCCGGGGGGCTCGATCCGGGACAACCTGGTGATCGAGGCTGCCGCTGCGGCCGGGGTGACCGTCTACCTGACGGGGACGCGCCACTTCTACCACTGAGCCGGCGGCGGGGCCGCTGGCGGCTCGGGCTGGCACTGGTGCAGGTTATTCGGGTGGATGACCTGCGCCGTCGCCAGCCGGGCTGCCTGAGCTGGCGCTGATGCAGGTTATTCGGCCGAATTACCTGCGTGACCGCCAGCCGAGCTGCGGGTCCAGCAGATGGCGATGCAGCATGGCGTCGAGGACCGTCAGCGCATCGGCCCGTCCCGCTCGCCGGCCCAGGTCGGTGCACGTAGACGTCGGGGAGCAGCCGTTGCCAGCCCGGGCCGGCCAGCATGCCCCTGGTGATCAGTCCGGAGGCGACAGCTCGTGAGCCGAGGAACGGTTCATCGGCGAGCGCTGGGGGAATGACGGCTGGACGGGACACGGCGGTCAGCATGGCAAGGCGCGGGAGGCCGCGGGACAGCCTGTGGACAACTCGGGACTGCCTGTGGACAAGCGGGATTCCTGGCAGTATCGAGTGGCTTACCTCGCGTTAAACCGACCGGCTCGTAATGCGCCGTTTACCGGCTGATACGGTCGCGAAAATATCGCCCGGACACTGGGAGAGCAGAGCTATGGGCAAGAAGGTAACCGTCGTAGGCGCCGGTTTCTACGGGTCCACGACCGCGCAGCGTCTCGCCGAGTACGACATCTTCGAGACGGTGGTTCTCACCGACATCATCGAGGGCAAGCCCGCCGGCCTCGCGCTCGACCTCAACCAGTCCCGGCCGATCGAGGGCTACGAGACCAAGGTCATCGGCGCCACCACCGGCCCGAACGGTGAGGGCTACGAGGCGATCGAGGGCTCCGACGTGGTCGTCGTGACCGCCGGCCTGCCGCGTAAGCCGGGCATGAGCCGGATGGACCTGCTCGAGGTCAACGCCAAGATCGTGCGCCAGGTCGCTGAGAACATCGCGAAGTACGCGCCGAACGCCGTCGTCATCGTCGTGTCGAACCCGGTCGACGAGATGACCGCGCTCGCCCAGATCGCCACCCAGTTCCCGAAGAACCGCGTCTTCGGCCAGGCCGGTGTGCTCGACACCGCCCGCTTCACCAACTTCATCGCCGAGGAGCTCAACGTCCCGGTGAAGAGCGTCAAGGCGCTCACGCTGGGTTCGCACGGCGACACCATGGTGCCGGTCCCGTCGCGCTGCACCGTGGACGGCAAGCCGCTGTCCGAGCTGCTCCCGGCCGAGAAGATTGAGGAGCTGGTGGTCCGGACCCGCAACGGTGGCGCCGAGGTGGTCGCGCTGCTGAAGACCGGTTCCGCGTACTACGCTCCCTCGGCCGCCGCGGCCCGGATGGCGAAGGCCGTGGCCGAGGACTCCGGCGAGGTCGTGCCGGTCTGCGCCTGGGTCGACGGCGAGTACGGCATCTCCGGCGTCTGCCTGGGCGTCGAGGCCGAGCTGGGCGCGCAGGGCATCAAGCGGGTCGTCGAGGACAAGCTCACCGACACCGAGCTGGCCGGTCTGAAGGAGGCCGCCGAGGCGGTCCGCGCCAAGCAGGCGGACGTCGCGGGTCTCTGACCTCAGCGCACGAGATCACTGCGGGAGAGGCCGGGGCCGCACGCCCCGGCCTTCACCCGTTCTGTGGGGTACGCGCAAAGCACGCACTCACCCCGCCAGAGTGATCGCCGCGATCAGGGTGAGCGCCGCGCCGGTGACGATCGCCGCCGCGGTGCCGAGCAGCCATCTGCGCTGCCAGAGCTCACCGACCCGCAGCGCGGTCTGCGCCAGCGCCGACAGCATCACGAGGAACCCGCTGAGCACGATCGTGATCCAGCCCCATCGCGTTCCGGCCACCAGGTCGAGGCTGTCGTGGCCGAGCCGCTCGCCCGAGTCGCGGGTCGGGATGTACCAGAGCGCGGGGAAGGCGGCCACCGCCCCGGCGGCGTAGCAGGCCAGCAGCAGCGCGCGGTGGAGGCGGTCCCGCAGAGCGATCGCCAGGAAACCCGTGCTGGCCCCCGCGGAGACCACCACGATGCCCCAGCCGGCCGCGGCAATGCCGGCCGAAGTGTCGCCGGTCAGCTCGCG is part of the Actinoplanes sp. NBC_00393 genome and harbors:
- the mdh gene encoding malate dehydrogenase, whose translation is MGKKVTVVGAGFYGSTTAQRLAEYDIFETVVLTDIIEGKPAGLALDLNQSRPIEGYETKVIGATTGPNGEGYEAIEGSDVVVVTAGLPRKPGMSRMDLLEVNAKIVRQVAENIAKYAPNAVVIVVSNPVDEMTALAQIATQFPKNRVFGQAGVLDTARFTNFIAEELNVPVKSVKALTLGSHGDTMVPVPSRCTVDGKPLSELLPAEKIEELVVRTRNGGAEVVALLKTGSAYYAPSAAAARMAKAVAEDSGEVVPVCAWVDGEYGISGVCLGVEAELGAQGIKRVVEDKLTDTELAGLKEAAEAVRAKQADVAGL
- the purH gene encoding bifunctional phosphoribosylaminoimidazolecarboxamide formyltransferase/IMP cyclohydrolase — translated: MTGVDEGRRPIKRALLSVFYKDGIVELAQALHAAGVEIVSTGSTASTVEQSGVPVTRVESLTGFPEILSDRVKTLHPKVHGGLLADMRLESHVAELAEHGIEPFDLLISNLYPFTETVASGAGEEECIAKIDIGGPAMVRAAAKNHASVAVVTAVSAYPLVLEAVKNGGFTLTQRKLLAARAFADIAEYDVAVANWCATVLAPSEWPEFAGIVLQRSSVLRYGENPHQEAALYVDPGAPAGLAQAEQLHGKEMSYNNYVDADAAWRSANDFTEPCVAIIKHANPCGIAVGEDVAAAHRKAHECDPVSAFGGVVAVNRSVSVEMARQLSEIFTEVVVAPGFEPEALELFREKKNLRLLVAPAWNPPPAEIKQVGGGVLVQMADRIDADGDDPANWTLACGAPASESELADLVFAWRAIRSVKSNAILLARDGATVGVGMGQVNRVDSARLAVSRAGAERAAGSVAASDAFFPFPDGLEVLIEAGVKAVVQPGGSIRDNLVIEAAAAAGVTVYLTGTRHFYH